A single genomic interval of Schistocerca americana isolate TAMUIC-IGC-003095 chromosome 2, iqSchAmer2.1, whole genome shotgun sequence harbors:
- the LOC124594507 gene encoding gustatory and pheromone receptor 32a-like gives MYAMLKLYQELPKITVFVDVAVRLLNSSRVLWPFACSTIFMLEDLKLFLESLEYFDGRVQYKKQKRGKLVGLLLCCVSFVLRAVEFSLATVYLRRFPENTRVVLWILYALFGGLESLVLLQITTLVLELRERFRVLNDSILIAATPHGDRHFSRILLGYVRQAALVSHLGVDRLHHAHAVLQRAAEFFQRHFGISLVLHITTSFSALIYGAYEFLVLWVAPEKSHATVVNNSKASAATWLTSHLLNLVAVVLSCSATVDEAERTRDLVVRVATLQGRPFLSAGMEPLLTQVLTSRPLSFKAAGFLTIDRHLLVSALCVTITYLVILAQISLN, from the coding sequence ATGTATGCAATGCTCAAACTTTATCAGGAACTGCCAAAAATCACCGTTTTCGTAGATGTCGCAGTGAGACTACTCAACTCTTCGAGAGTACTCTGGCCATTTGCATGTAGTACAATTTTTATGTTGGAAGACCTGAAATTGTTTCTTGAATCTCTCGAGTACTTTGATGGACGTGTACAATACAAAAAGCAGAAAAGAGGAAAACTCGTCGGCTTACTTTTGTGCTGTGTTTCCTTTGTTCTAAGAGCAGTGGAATTCTCTTTGGCTACAGTTTATCTTCGCCGGTTCCCTGAGAATACACGCGTAgtactgtggatactgtatgcatTATTTGGAGGCCTGGAATCCCTCGTCCTACTGCAGATCACCACACTTGTACTCGAACTGCGTGAGAGATTTCGTGTACTCAACGACAGTATCCTCATCGCCGCCACTCCTCACGGTGATAGGCACTTTTCGCGTATCCTCCTGGGCTATGTTCGACAAGCGGCGCTGGTATCCCATCTCGGGGTGGACCGGCTGCACCACGCACACGCAGTTCTCCAGCGGGCAGCAGAATTTTTCCAGCGCCACTTCGGCATCAGCTTGGTTCTTCACATAACGACATCATTCTCTGCTCTCATTTATGGCGCGTACGAGTTTCTGGTGTTGTGGGTGGCGCCAGAGAAGAGCCACGCCACTGTGGTCAACAATTCCAAGGCGTCAGCGGCAACGTGGCTGACGTCACACCTGCTGAACCTGGTGGCCGTGGTGCTCTCCTGCTCGGCGACGGTGGACGAGGCAGAGCGCACGCGCGACCTGGTGGTGAGGGTCGCCACGCTGCAGGGGCGGCCGTTTCTCAGCGCGGGGATGGAGCCGCTGCTGACGCAAGTGCTGACCTCTCGCCCGCTGTCGTTCAAGGCTGCCGGTTTCCTCACCATCGACCGCCATCTGCTGGTGTCCGCTCTCTGCGTCACCATCACATACTTAGTCATATTAGCTCAGATTTCTCTCAATTAA